Proteins found in one Siniperca chuatsi isolate FFG_IHB_CAS linkage group LG22, ASM2008510v1, whole genome shotgun sequence genomic segment:
- the si:cabz01101003.1 gene encoding ubiquitin carboxyl-terminal hydrolase CYLD isoform X2, with protein sequence MHAHAITLPSPCFTDDVGSAIGKGLGNGSFKGHRLFTCPEACALFVPVSHIRLRHWSRSNGADSHERARERDHRSSSNNHPSNGHHSNHDRPIQQQQQHGRHISFHQHRPSSPPQPQACGILPRTAESAPITAPVQVQGPASPPPFHVGQRVCFPLEDNVYGGDVRFCGLLPGRSSSGMYVGVLLDTPVGNWDGLYKGEKLCHIPNSLYGLLLPITKVSSEPKSHRHNPPQIPKSILKPVPPPVTKPGPTSPPASAPKVALMPPSKQALKPPPLPPPKLTHKPVPPPPLPPPKPCSPTSPTATDQLQHTNGIHGPPSPLRSADIGEAAGENGEAGLEGKLEVGSMVEVNDPPLFGVIRWIGRISGITEPVAGIELDQDLSAGTDGSYLGERHFRCPANKGLFVKLRNCRRDSRFPAPETPVNQVERCNSIAFAEWGSERVEEHMPPADGDEASGLYQGWKKGIQGHLNSCYLDATLFSLFSCCSSADWVLFWPSDPETDSSQAQDLLRCEIVNPLRRYGYVCASKTMALRRLLEAANSNTGFTNQEKDPEEFLNKLFQLLQVEPLLKIRSMTLQPQECHLYQLFPPTLPLSPSSPSPLSPVDSPILLTPPSPSRIRVASVQALLESSFLHAGLKFVEAPSCLLLLMPRFGKEFKMFDAILPSLSLDITDLLDDTLRQCSICQAVAEWECLQCYEDPDITPGRLKQYCQTCNTQVHSHRKRASHLPVKVAVPGGPWTGPLHCTRQRMSLFAVTCIETSHYVSFVKHGPLPTDWLFFDSMADREGGENGFNIPQVKPCPEVGRYLSLSEQELSRVDPASLQEPARRLLCDSYMCLYHSPELSLYK encoded by the exons ATGCATGCCCACGCCATCACACTGCCTTCACCGTGTTTTACAGATGATGTG GGTTCAGCAATAGGTAAAGGACTGGGCAACGGTTCCTTTAAAGGCCATCGGCTCTTCACCTGCCCCGAAGCCTGCGCCCTCTTCGTCCCGGTCAGCCACATCAGGCTACGCCACTGGTCTCGCAGCAATGGCGCCGACTCACACGAGCGGGCCCGTGAGCGAGACCATCGCAGCAGTAGCAACAATCACCCCAGCAACGGGCACCATAGCAACCACGACCGCCcaattcagcagcagcagcagcacggcCGTCACATTAGTTTCCACCAGCATCGTCCCAGCAGCCCTCCTCAGCCACAAGCTTGTGGCATCCTTCCTCGAACAGCGGAGTCGGCACCCATCACAGCTCCGGTCCAGGTCCAAGGCCCCGCATCACCTCCACCGTTCCATGTTGGCCAGCGGGTGTGTTTCCCCCTGGAGGACAATGTCTATGGGGGGGACGTCCGCTTCTGTGGTCTCCTCCCTGGCCGGTCCTCGTCAGGGATGTACGTCGGAGTCCTGCTG GACACTCCTGTTGGTAACTGGGACGGGCTTTATAAGGGAGAGAAGCTCTGCCACATTCCCAACAGCCTCTATGGACTACTGCTGCCAATCACCAAGGTTTCCTCAG AGCCTAAATCCCACCGTCACAACCCTCCTCAAATTCCCAAATCCATCCTGAAGCCTGTGCCGCCCCCCGTCACTAAACCAGGCCCTACTTCACCACCCGCCTCTGCTCCCAAGGTCGCCCTGATGCCCCCCAGTAAACAAGCACTTAAGCCTCCTCCGTTGCCGCCACCAAAACTGACCCACAAACCCGtgcctcctccccctctcccaccTCCCAAACCATGCAGCCCAACGTCACCAACTGCCACCGACCAGCTGCAGCACACCAACGGCATACACGGCCCTCCTTCGCCGCTGAGATCAGCAGACATCGGTGAAGCTGCTGGGGAGAACGGAGAGGCAGGACTGGAGGGCAAGCTGGAGGTGGGGTCGATGGTTGAAGTGAATGACCCACCACTTTTTGGGGTTATTCGCTGGATTGGACGGATCAGTGGGATTACAGAGCCAGTGGCAGGAATTGAGCTG gaccAGGATCTGTCTGCAGGAACAGATGGCAGTTACCTCGGTGAACGTCACTTCCGTTGCCCGGCCAACAAGGGGCTGTTTGTCAAGCTACGCAACTGTAGACGGGACTCCAGGTTTCCCGCCCCTgagacacctgtcaatcaagtgGAGCGATGCAACTCTATAG cctTTGCAGAGTGGGGCAGCGAGCGTGTGGAGGAGCACATGCCTCCTGCGGACGGGGACGAGGCCAGTGGGCTCTATCAGGGCTGGAAGAAAGGCATCCAGGGTCACCTCAACTCCTGCTACCTGGACGCTACGCTGTTCAG TCTGTTCTCCTGCTGCAGTTCAGCAGACTGGGTGTTGTTTTGGCCCTCTGACCCTGAAACTGACTCCAGTCAGGCTCAGGACCTGCTGCGCTGTGAGATAGTCAACCCCCTGCGAAg GTATGGCTACGTGTGTGCCAGTAAGACCATGGCCTTGAGACGACTGCTGGAGGCTGCGAATAGCAACACAGGCTTCACCAACCAGGAGAAAG ATCCTGAAGAGTTCCTCAACAAGCTTTTCCAGCTCCTCCAAGTTGAGCCGCTCCTAAAAATCAG ATCGATGACTCTGCAGCCTCAGGAGTGTCACCTCTATCAGCTCTTCCCGCCtacccttcctctctctccctcttcgcCCTCACCCCTCTCCCCAGTTGACTCCCCCATCCTTCTCACCCCGCCATCGCCCAGTCGGATAAGGGTCGCCAGCGTCCAGGCGCTGCTCGAGTCCTCCTTCCTCCACGCTGGCCTAAAGTTTGTCGAG GCTCCCTCCTGCCTCTTACTGCTCATGCCCAGGTTTGGAAAGgaattcaaaatgtttgacGCCATCTTGCCCTCCCTCAGCCTGGACATCACAGACCTGCTGgatgaca CTCTGAGACAGTGCAGTATCTGTCAGGCTGTAGCTGAGTGGGAGTGTCTTCAGTGTTATGAAGACCCAGACATCACTCCCGGTCGTCTCAAACAGTACTGCCAGACCTGCAACACACAG GTCCACAGTCACAGGAAGCGGGCGTCCCACCTCCCTGTGAAGGTTGCTGTCCCCGGGGGTCCGTGGACCGGCCCTCTACACTGCACCCGCCAGCGAATGTCTCTCTTTGCCGTGACTTGCATCGAGACCAGCCATTACGTGAGCTTCGTCAAGCACGGGCCCCTCCCCACCGACTGGCTGTTTTTTGACAGCATGGCAGACCGGGAAG GCGGCGAGAATGGCTTCAACATCCCCCAGGTGAAGCCATGTCCAGAGGTGGGCCGCTACCTGAGCCTGTCAGAGCAGGAGCTGAGCAGAGTTGACCCCGCCTCCTTACAGGAGCCCGCCCGCCGCCTGCTCTGTGACTCCTACATGTGTCTGTACCACAGCCCTGAGCTCAGCCTATACAAGTGA
- the si:cabz01101003.1 gene encoding ubiquitin carboxyl-terminal hydrolase CYLD isoform X1 gives MSGAHEHNRKRRPPKMFLISTDLKVQDQLDGTIRLQRGFICQEQDSGKNRGEFLWVKVLDNGIMLKLERKFLHEVPADLNGLLEPVSDPEARLKLLNNPGKLQQFASLPVDAPLWVQIGQQDELAEAELKYIGPLTRGSSAVYFGIQLKGSAIGKGLGNGSFKGHRLFTCPEACALFVPVSHIRLRHWSRSNGADSHERARERDHRSSSNNHPSNGHHSNHDRPIQQQQQHGRHISFHQHRPSSPPQPQACGILPRTAESAPITAPVQVQGPASPPPFHVGQRVCFPLEDNVYGGDVRFCGLLPGRSSSGMYVGVLLDTPVGNWDGLYKGEKLCHIPNSLYGLLLPITKVSSEPKSHRHNPPQIPKSILKPVPPPVTKPGPTSPPASAPKVALMPPSKQALKPPPLPPPKLTHKPVPPPPLPPPKPCSPTSPTATDQLQHTNGIHGPPSPLRSADIGEAAGENGEAGLEGKLEVGSMVEVNDPPLFGVIRWIGRISGITEPVAGIELDQDLSAGTDGSYLGERHFRCPANKGLFVKLRNCRRDSRFPAPETPVNQVERCNSIAFAEWGSERVEEHMPPADGDEASGLYQGWKKGIQGHLNSCYLDATLFSLFSCCSSADWVLFWPSDPETDSSQAQDLLRCEIVNPLRRYGYVCASKTMALRRLLEAANSNTGFTNQEKDPEEFLNKLFQLLQVEPLLKIRSMTLQPQECHLYQLFPPTLPLSPSSPSPLSPVDSPILLTPPSPSRIRVASVQALLESSFLHAGLKFVEAPSCLLLLMPRFGKEFKMFDAILPSLSLDITDLLDDTLRQCSICQAVAEWECLQCYEDPDITPGRLKQYCQTCNTQVHSHRKRASHLPVKVAVPGGPWTGPLHCTRQRMSLFAVTCIETSHYVSFVKHGPLPTDWLFFDSMADREGGENGFNIPQVKPCPEVGRYLSLSEQELSRVDPASLQEPARRLLCDSYMCLYHSPELSLYK, from the exons ATGTCAGGGGCCCACGAGCACAACAGGAAGCGCCGCCCccctaaaatgtttttgatcTCGACCGACCTGAAGGTCCAGGACCAGCTGGACGGTACCATTCGGCTGCAGCGGGGGTTCATCTGCCAGGAACAAGATTCGGGCAAGAACAGAGGCGAATTCCTTTGGGTCAAG GTGTTGGACAATGGCATCATGTTAAAACTAGAGAGGAAGTTCCTGCATGAAGTCCCAGCTGACCTCAACGGCCTGTTGGAGCCTGTATCTGATCCGGAGGCCCGCCTAAAACTTCTAA acaaTCCCGGGAAACTGCAGCAGTTTGCTAGTTTGCCTGTCGATGCTCCGCTGTGGGTCCAAATAGGCCAACAGGATGAGCTGGCAGAGGCAGAGCTTAAATACATTGGGCCGCTGACCAGAGGGAGCAGCGCTGTGTATTTTGGGATACAGCTGAAG GGTTCAGCAATAGGTAAAGGACTGGGCAACGGTTCCTTTAAAGGCCATCGGCTCTTCACCTGCCCCGAAGCCTGCGCCCTCTTCGTCCCGGTCAGCCACATCAGGCTACGCCACTGGTCTCGCAGCAATGGCGCCGACTCACACGAGCGGGCCCGTGAGCGAGACCATCGCAGCAGTAGCAACAATCACCCCAGCAACGGGCACCATAGCAACCACGACCGCCcaattcagcagcagcagcagcacggcCGTCACATTAGTTTCCACCAGCATCGTCCCAGCAGCCCTCCTCAGCCACAAGCTTGTGGCATCCTTCCTCGAACAGCGGAGTCGGCACCCATCACAGCTCCGGTCCAGGTCCAAGGCCCCGCATCACCTCCACCGTTCCATGTTGGCCAGCGGGTGTGTTTCCCCCTGGAGGACAATGTCTATGGGGGGGACGTCCGCTTCTGTGGTCTCCTCCCTGGCCGGTCCTCGTCAGGGATGTACGTCGGAGTCCTGCTG GACACTCCTGTTGGTAACTGGGACGGGCTTTATAAGGGAGAGAAGCTCTGCCACATTCCCAACAGCCTCTATGGACTACTGCTGCCAATCACCAAGGTTTCCTCAG AGCCTAAATCCCACCGTCACAACCCTCCTCAAATTCCCAAATCCATCCTGAAGCCTGTGCCGCCCCCCGTCACTAAACCAGGCCCTACTTCACCACCCGCCTCTGCTCCCAAGGTCGCCCTGATGCCCCCCAGTAAACAAGCACTTAAGCCTCCTCCGTTGCCGCCACCAAAACTGACCCACAAACCCGtgcctcctccccctctcccaccTCCCAAACCATGCAGCCCAACGTCACCAACTGCCACCGACCAGCTGCAGCACACCAACGGCATACACGGCCCTCCTTCGCCGCTGAGATCAGCAGACATCGGTGAAGCTGCTGGGGAGAACGGAGAGGCAGGACTGGAGGGCAAGCTGGAGGTGGGGTCGATGGTTGAAGTGAATGACCCACCACTTTTTGGGGTTATTCGCTGGATTGGACGGATCAGTGGGATTACAGAGCCAGTGGCAGGAATTGAGCTG gaccAGGATCTGTCTGCAGGAACAGATGGCAGTTACCTCGGTGAACGTCACTTCCGTTGCCCGGCCAACAAGGGGCTGTTTGTCAAGCTACGCAACTGTAGACGGGACTCCAGGTTTCCCGCCCCTgagacacctgtcaatcaagtgGAGCGATGCAACTCTATAG cctTTGCAGAGTGGGGCAGCGAGCGTGTGGAGGAGCACATGCCTCCTGCGGACGGGGACGAGGCCAGTGGGCTCTATCAGGGCTGGAAGAAAGGCATCCAGGGTCACCTCAACTCCTGCTACCTGGACGCTACGCTGTTCAG TCTGTTCTCCTGCTGCAGTTCAGCAGACTGGGTGTTGTTTTGGCCCTCTGACCCTGAAACTGACTCCAGTCAGGCTCAGGACCTGCTGCGCTGTGAGATAGTCAACCCCCTGCGAAg GTATGGCTACGTGTGTGCCAGTAAGACCATGGCCTTGAGACGACTGCTGGAGGCTGCGAATAGCAACACAGGCTTCACCAACCAGGAGAAAG ATCCTGAAGAGTTCCTCAACAAGCTTTTCCAGCTCCTCCAAGTTGAGCCGCTCCTAAAAATCAG ATCGATGACTCTGCAGCCTCAGGAGTGTCACCTCTATCAGCTCTTCCCGCCtacccttcctctctctccctcttcgcCCTCACCCCTCTCCCCAGTTGACTCCCCCATCCTTCTCACCCCGCCATCGCCCAGTCGGATAAGGGTCGCCAGCGTCCAGGCGCTGCTCGAGTCCTCCTTCCTCCACGCTGGCCTAAAGTTTGTCGAG GCTCCCTCCTGCCTCTTACTGCTCATGCCCAGGTTTGGAAAGgaattcaaaatgtttgacGCCATCTTGCCCTCCCTCAGCCTGGACATCACAGACCTGCTGgatgaca CTCTGAGACAGTGCAGTATCTGTCAGGCTGTAGCTGAGTGGGAGTGTCTTCAGTGTTATGAAGACCCAGACATCACTCCCGGTCGTCTCAAACAGTACTGCCAGACCTGCAACACACAG GTCCACAGTCACAGGAAGCGGGCGTCCCACCTCCCTGTGAAGGTTGCTGTCCCCGGGGGTCCGTGGACCGGCCCTCTACACTGCACCCGCCAGCGAATGTCTCTCTTTGCCGTGACTTGCATCGAGACCAGCCATTACGTGAGCTTCGTCAAGCACGGGCCCCTCCCCACCGACTGGCTGTTTTTTGACAGCATGGCAGACCGGGAAG GCGGCGAGAATGGCTTCAACATCCCCCAGGTGAAGCCATGTCCAGAGGTGGGCCGCTACCTGAGCCTGTCAGAGCAGGAGCTGAGCAGAGTTGACCCCGCCTCCTTACAGGAGCCCGCCCGCCGCCTGCTCTGTGACTCCTACATGTGTCTGTACCACAGCCCTGAGCTCAGCCTATACAAGTGA